In Trichoderma atroviride chromosome 2, complete sequence, one DNA window encodes the following:
- a CDS encoding uncharacterized protein (EggNog:ENOG41), translating into MPLPGDMGYAPRVNDAGDGAERGERGYRRKKFAAMAGAMAGNIYRTGQIAVTEIRETYAQSKARGLDGDFDGPGSMHIPGAFPGVAITSESSPEQMMMFPCYAKQHTKKEYSQPSAYESETGNLQDEDYWRSEWERHQDERAIVDVDVRGWVYSPHSGPMTRRNRILIGLARQLSGIPVPRADQGQGATPPTAPDEWREQEKIAQEAARIEQRGQEEKRIANVGAYSEPPREDTGLGGTVYPPPPPPRSLPPRRDSRTPDSLSGSPRPLTRQNSAVANELTEAELATANANLMARIAPFLTNPSVSLPITIFFYNDSQSQSRNVLTDDSGHFAIRAPLEFVPTHIKVLVHEGLSTTQPVNYIEPCGVSLISDIDDTVKMSNISAGAKEIFRNTFIRELADLTIDGVKEWYGKMQGLGVSIHYCSNSPWQLFPMLATFFKVSGLPVESLHLKQYSGMLQGIFEPVAERKKNTLVRLLRDFPQRKFLLVGDSGEADLEVYTELALAYPGRILAVFIRDVTTPEAAAYFEPSFDMTRRTMSGLTLNSNAPNGRPAVRQNSSPGPAHAVKAPPPPAGPVMGTLIDFSAEPEEVNLDDAAALEQVKASRPGPSSSASADLLARKPPPPRPAKPAALASAPSIPTVRKGSVGLGISGAGTGSEPPPPLPRRPVGQNQPAAHPLSQIQNSSQQTVQSSRDENNKPPPPPPPRRSARNLSPKMIPFGRGPSSNSDVDFDPLPPSLGPAPVASTTGLSSFYRPSSRSGNTSPSASPTMAPVNKKLELWRRRLARAQDQLDQLGVALYTWRKGQDVEAEAVGIIKRYLADVDKEKTKARR; encoded by the coding sequence ATGCCACTGCCGGGAGACATGGGCTATGCGCCCCGGGTGAATGATGCGGGAGATGGTGCCGAGAGGGGCGAGAGGGGCTATCGGCGGAAGAAgtttgctgccatggctggagCTATGGCCGGGAACATATACCGAACTGGACAAATTGCTGTGACGGAGATTCGAGAGACGTATGCCCAGTCCAAAGCGCGGGGCCTGGACGGCGACTTCGACGGGCCCGGCAGCATGCATATCCCGGGAGCATTCCCAGGGGTGGCCATCACGTCGGAAAGCAGCCCcgagcagatgatgatgttccCGTGCTATGCGAAACAACACACCAAGAAGGAGTATAGCCAACCTTCGGCATACGAGTCGGAAACCGGCAACCTGCAGGACGAGGACTACTGGCGGTCAGAGTGGGAGAGGCACCAGGACGAGAGAGCAATCGTAGATGTTGACGTCCGAGGCTGGGTCTATTCGCCCCATTCTGGCCCAATGACACGGCGAAACCGCATCTTGATCGGCCTTGCGCGACAGCTCAGCGGGATTCCCGTGCCGAGGGCAGACCAGGGCCAAGGAGCAACGCCCCCGACTGCCCCTGATGAATGGAGGGAGCAGGAGAAAATTGCCCAGGAAGCTGCCAGGATCGAGCAACGgggccaagaagagaagcgaaTAGCGAATGTCGGTGCCTACAGCGAACCGCCTCGCGAGGATACTGGCTTGGGTGGAACTGTgtatcctcctcctcctccgcccaGGTCACTGCCTCCTCGGCGAGATAGTCGAACGCCAGATTCTCTCTCTGGGAGCCCCAGGCCTCTAACCAGGCAAAACTCGGCAGTGGCCAACGAGCTCACCGAGGCTGAATTAGCTACGGCAAACGCCAACTTGATGGCCAGGATAGCACCCTTCTTGACCAATCCCTCAGTGTCTCTCCCCATCACAATCTTTTTCTACAATGATTCGCAATCGCAGTCACGCAACGTTCTCACTGACGATTCTGGCCATTTTGCCATTCGGGCGCCCCTGGAATTTGTTCCTACCCATATCAAGGTACTCGTCCACGAAGGGCTCTCGACGACGCAACCAGTAAATTACATTGAGCCATGTGGCGTCAGCCTGATCAGCGATATAGACGACACCGTTAAAATGTCAAACATCTCAGCGGGCGCAAAGGAGATTTTCAGAAATACCTTTATACGGGAGCTGGCCGATCTCACAATCGACGGAGTCAAAGAATGGTACGGCAAGATGCAGGGCCTCGGTGTGAGCATACACTATTGCTCAAACAGCCCTTGGCAGCTATTCCCCATGCTCGCAACCTTCTTCAAGGTATCTGGACTCCCCGTTGAGTCTCTACACTTGAAGCAGTATTCAGGCATGTTGCAAGGCATCTTTGAGCCTGTGGCCGAGCGAAAGAAGAATACACTGGTCCGCCTGCTGCGAGACTTTCCTCAGCGCAAATTTCTCCTTGTCGGAGACAGCGGAGAGGCTGATCTGGAGGTATACAcggagctggcgctggcttATCCGGGCCGGATACTGGCAGTCTTTATCCGAGACGTCACAACCCCTGAAGCTGCGGCATACTTTGAGCCATCTTTTGACATGACTCGACGGACAATGTCTGGTCTGACCTTGAACAGCAACGCTCCAAATGGTAGACCAGCAGTGCGACAAAACTCATCACCAGGGCCAGCACATGCAGTCaaggctcctcctcctccagctgGGCCGGTCATGGGCACTCTCATCGACTTTTCCGCCGAGCCTGAAGAGGTAAACCTggatgatgccgccgccctgGAACAAGTCAAGGCATCCAGACCAGGCCCATCATCCAGCGCGTCCGCAGACTTGCTCGCTCGAAAACCACCGCCGCCCCGTCCAGCCAAACCCGCTGCACTGGCCAGCGCGCCCTCCATACCCACCGTCAGAAAGGGATCAGTAGGCTTGGGGATTTCAGGGGCCGGCACCGGCTCTgaaccaccaccaccactgccgaGAAGGCCCGTAGGACAGAATCAACCAGCAGCTCACCCTCTGTCTCAAATCCAAAACTCCTCTCAGCAGACTGTGCAATCATCAAGAGACGAAAACAACAAGCCGCCACCTCCTCCCCCGCCACGCCGCAGCGCAAGAAACCTCAGCCCCAAGATGATTCCCTTTGGCCGTGGCCCGTCGTCCAACTCAGACGTCGACTTTGATCCGCTCCCACCATCCCTCGGACCCGCGCCAGTAGCCTCTACCACCGGCTTATCGTCATTCTACCGCCCCAGCAGCCGATCCGGAAACACCTCGCCCTCGGCATCGCCCACCATGGCTCCCGtgaacaagaagctcgagcTTTGGAGGCGGCGACTCGCCAGGGCGCAGGACCAGCTCGACCAGCTGGGCGTGGCGCTGTATACCTGGCGCAAGGGGCAAGATGTCGAGGCTGAGGCAGTGGGTATTATAAAGCGGTATTTGGCAGATGTAGAtaaggagaagacgaaggcgAGGAGATGA